From one Henningerozyma blattae CBS 6284 chromosome 1, complete genome genomic stretch:
- the TBLA0A10780 gene encoding nucleobase cation symporter-1 family protein, with protein MGFENKLSTTSSIVTATSSTLSPSHSTSNRKSHNSTKQFLTKSFKFLEIPLDERETLSFLKNPDIQPIKSEYQTWGFWSNFAYWGVLSFSVGTWLSASSGLSAGLSYPETIGSFIVGDVVTIMFTLANSYPGYDWKIGFTLSQRFVFGISGSVFGILLRVLMSIVNYGSSAWVGGLCINMILDSWSHHYLHLPNTLSKHVHMTTKELIGFILFQVICCIGYLFKPHQINIMLICSCIATCFSMMGMVIYLCSKAHGVGDLFKSTHATATGSDRAWAWVYMISYWFGSVSPGSVNQSDYSRFASSQPAIWWGTIFALLIPTTLVPVFGIIGASTSEKLYGEQFWMPMDIFNYWLTENYSAGARAASFFCGVSFAMSQVGYILENAGFASGVDLAGLLPKYINIKRGALLTAALSFAVQPWNFYNSSSTFLTVTSAFGVIMTPMISIMICDNFLIRKRNYSVAQAFIYDGEYKYTKGFNWKAYVALACGMTPGFPGIAWQVNNNYFRNKGIVNFYYGDSFFSFLISFFLYWILCLIWPTKIEIKHDDADYYGAFTDEMAMKKGMIPYSQLTEDEVLKHMKHDGKSMLSESTFNDEEDIISKLDANVKTKTLDNDDVSESIGTSSDMHAHMHAGHTLK; from the coding sequence ATGGGGTtcgaaaataaattatcaacaACATCCTCTATTGTCACAGCAACATCTTCGACTCTTTCTCCAAGTCACTCAACTTCGAATCGAAAATCACACAATTCCACAAAACAGTTTCTTACAAAAAGTTTCAAATTCTTAGAAATCCCCTTAGATGAAAGAGAAACATTAAGTTTCTTAAAGAACCCCGATATCCAGCCAATTAAATCCGAATATCAAACTTGGGGGTTTTGGTCAAACTTCGCTTATTGGGGGGTCTTATCATTCTCAGTGGGGACTTGGTTAAGTGCCTCTTCAGGTCTTTCGGCAGGTCTCTCATACCCAGAAACTATTGGTAGTTTCATTGTTGGTGATGTCGTTACAATCATGTTTACTTTAGCAAACTCATATCCAGGTTACGATTGGAAAATTGGATTTACTTTATCTCAAAGATTCGTTTTTGGGATCTCTGGTTCTGTCTTTGGTATCTTATTGCGTGTCCTTATGAGTATTGTCAATTACGGTTCAAGTGCTTGGGTTGGAGGCCTTTGTATTAATATGATTCTAGATTCTTGGTCTCATCACTATTTACACTTACCAAATACTTTGTCAAAGCATGTTCATATGACCACCAAAGAATTGATCGGgttcattttatttcaagTAATTTGTTGTATCGGTTACTTATTTAAACCACAccaaattaatatcatGTTGATCTGCTCTTGTATTGCAACATGTTTCTCAATGATGGGGATGGTTATTTATCTGTGCTCAAAAGCTCATGGAGTTGGTGATTTATTCAAATCGACACACGCTACTGCAACAGGCTCAGACAGGGCTTGGGCCTGGGTTTATATGATTTCTTATTGGTTTGGTTCAGTATCTCCAGGATCTGTTAACCAAAGCGATTACTCAAGGTTTGCTTCGTCGCAGCCTGCTATTTGGTGGGGGACAATTTTTGCTCTTTTGATTCCAACCACGCTTGTACCTGTCTTTGGTATCATTGGTGCCTCCACTTCAGAGAAATTATATGGTGAACAATTCTGGATGCCAATGGatatctttaattattGGTTAACAGAAAATTATTCAGCTGGTGCAAGAGCTGCTTCTTTCTTTTGTGGAGTTTCTTTTGCAATGTCCCAGGTCGgatatattttagaaaatgcAGGGTTTGCCAGTGGTGTGGATTTGGCTGGTCTATTAccaaaatatatcaatataaaaagaGGTGCCTTACTAACAGCAGCTCTTTCGTTTGCTGTTCAACCTTggaatttttataattcttcttcaacttTCTTAACCGTAACTTCTGCCTTTGGTGTTATAATGACCCCAATGATTTCAATAATGATTTGTGACAATTTCTtaattagaaaaagaaattactCAGTAGCACAAGCTTTTATATACGATGgtgaatataaatatacaaaagGTTTCAATTGGAAGGCCTATGTTGCTTTGGCTTGTGGTATGACTCCAGGGTTTCCAGGTATTGCTTGGCAGgtgaataataattatttccGTAATAAAGGAATTGTTAACTTCTATTATGGtgattcatttttttcatttttaatatctttctTCCTTTATTGGATTTTATGCCTGATATGGCCTactaaaatagaaataaaacatGACGATGCTGATTATTACGGCGCTTTTACCGATGAAATGGCTATGAAGAAAGGCATGATCCCTTACAGTCAATTAACTGAAGATGAGGTCTTAAAACACATGAAACATGACGGCAAATCGATGCTTTCAGAATCCACTtttaatgatgaagaagatataaTTAGTAAATTGGATGCAAATGTCAAAACAAAGACTTTAGATAATGATGACGTGAGCGAAAGTATCGGCACATCTTCAGATATGCATGCTCACATGCATGCTGGGCATACATTGAAGTAG